The DNA region atgttttcaaCCCTATTGTAATTATGTAAAAGAATCACAAGCAATCAGACTTCAAATTTAGGTAAATCCAACTAATAAGAACACCTCAAATGCAAACATACAAATATTTGAGTACTGTATAATGCTATAAAGACAACAGAAAAGCCAGTGCGCCTCTTCAATCAGCAAAATTAGTGCATATATTATTGACAAGAAGTGATTGAAAACATGGAGATGAAATGACCTCGAGGTGGATATTCAGGTTTAAACATCGGTCCTTCTGGTATTACAGTATGCCGCAGTAACTGTTACATAACAATCAAACAATTGACGTAACATTTAATCAGTTCCACTTGCCACAGTCATGCGCACACTCGACTCAAGTATTGTTCATAATTCACAAAACTACGGAGGTTCTAAATTGCAATTAGCAACCACTGCATCGACACAATTGCggtcgttttttttttttcttgcaatGCAACCGCAACCACAGTTTAAATCCAGAGTCATCATGACAAGTCACAAAATGAAGAAACGCTAAGCAAGGATTTCAGCaaccaaaaaaatgaaaaatgaagcaGAAAACACACGCACACAGAGACCTGATCAATTTTGTTGTCCTTCTTCAAATGAGTCATGATAGCAGGACCTATCAATGGAAGTTCAAGTATCCTCACAAAGAATCGAAACACGAATCCAGTCAAATGCGGAGCTGCAAACACAAAATCGAAACAGAATCAAATAGTAAATCACACTATAAACTCGAGAATCAAACGCAATTAAGAAGGATTTAAATGAACCAAAGAGTAGTGGAGACCTTTGACAACTTCATGTTCATATTTGACGGAGGACAAATCCACGTCCTTCGCCGGCAACATTTCAAGCTTCTTCACCATCTCCACAAGCTCAAAATCAAAACGCGAAAGAATTGACGAGCGGTGAAAATGCTCGAACTCGAGGAGAAGCAAAAGCGGAAACTAAACGAGGTTCGAAAGAGAAATTACGAAGGAGAGAGAATTTGGCAGTAGCGTTTGGAGGTAAACGGCGAGAAGCATTGGGTGACAAGTGAAAGTAAATAATAACGGAATCATTTAAGACTCAACAAGTAGTGCTGCGATGCGATACGGTGCGTTTTGGCTTTGACATTTTCGTCCACGAACCACTTCTTCTCATTCAGTTGCTTCGTTGCGCTACTCTCTTGACTCCGTCTATGTCTACTCCCTTCGGATTTGGAGATAAGATAGATGAATTAGCACAGTTTAgctaaacaatttaattaaattattttttaaaaaatagtttaaataataaataattatattaaaaataatttagtaattttatatttaaaattttaattttaaaaatatttattttataaaaatacgataaaaaataataatattataaaaaaataattttttaattttttataaatttttaaataattttttaaaaaattataatttaattttaaaaattacgtcaaatattgatattattaatttttataagttaaaaattaaaaaaaaatatttttaaaattttttaaacggATCCTTAAAAATAATAGTAGTATTATTTTAGattctaacttaaaaaaaaaataattcaaaatatctCCTTACCAAGTGTCATAAGGACACTATGGTAATAAATGCACACATCGGGAAGCATTAATTTGATTTGTACATTTTGAAAGCTGCTTCAAGCTGGTGGAAGTTCTCAACTAACTCAGTGTCTCCAACCTCCAATCATTATAACCTCTTTCTCTTCGTCTCTGTCAGCTGCATCCTTTAATAGTATCTTATCAATTATCATCCTCATTTTCCTGCAACTGCAAATTACACAAGAAGAATGACAACTTTTAACCagtcaattttaaataattataattaataataattaattttatatttttttaaaaaataaaatttaagttattactaattaataacaattaaaaaaatttggattacTAATTAATGCTAAGTAAGTTAGTAGTTAGTTATTGAGTGTTGGAAATTTAAAAAAGTTCATTACACAAACTCACCTATCTTTCTAGTCACTAAGATTGTGTTtgatttttagaaaaagataatataagatattaaaaataaaatataaataataaaaatataaaaattagtattttatattttgtttggttataatctataataattataaaagtttaatttattttattttttatacaaaaaattagaaaaaatataattataaaaaattaataaaaataataaaaaaaataaattaagtctTTTGTTAGTGTTGTTATGTtgtttatgtaaaatatactaattttagTTTCTCTGAATATAATATTTCTATCCTTGTTTCATTtatcaaacataattttatacTCTATTCTTATTTCAGTGTTCCATGCATATAAACAAACGAAATCTAAGAGGTGGAATAAaactctttattaatttttattttattattttataatttttatcattttagaatatctttttttcaaaagaaattatgcattttttttaaCTAACATTTGTCCTAAAAATATAcatattaagattattattatttatagaaGTTCTTAAACTTTTCACTTTGATAAATACATAACAATATATTAGAaacttaattttgttattttttataattttttaatttataactttaacatgtattcttagcccttttttttttctaaagaatCTTGCTAACtaaaatgtttatttttatattaaaaatcttGTTTATTTAGCCAAAGGTGGTTAGAAATATTTTGTGCAACgtgtgactaattttaataaaatagaagCAAAATAGAATAATTGATACTAATTATACTAGTCGTATATACATATTCAGATactgataaaatattaaaaacttgGTGTGTTGATCATGACAAAAGTATCACTAaccttaaatttttattaattttttatgctgtaaatattttaaaaatttataatttctttgAACAAAATCATTCTAGTATTCTACATATGATATCTTAACAAATGTCTTGTTAATTAaaccattttttatttataaaaccatatatttattttcttgatttttttaagCAAAAGTGGAACAAACGAATCAAACAAGTACTACATACAAATTCATAAATTTCCTGTCATCTCCGATATTGCCATAAACAATCAAAAGGATCACTGTCAGTTCATTCTTCGTATCTCAAAAACGTCATCTTTCGTATGATCTCAACACCtgcttccttattattaaaaatcctagCATTTCGTTTCAACTAGATGTTCTAAATCACTGCAAAAAAATTCAGTCAGTCATTTCTTCTGCTCTTGTTTTTGTTTGTGCATGACAGTTCAACTCTCAAATAGTTCTCTGATGGTTCCAAGAATAGCCCAATCTTCACCAAAAGAAATAAatgttgaaaagattttattacTGTGAATAATAACGTCTAATCTACTCAACTTCTCCTTGGTATTAACTCTACCAATAAATACAAATCATCCAAAAAACTCAATTCTCGGAGGTACCATTCCTTTCCAAAAAGCTATATTGATTTTCTTGATATTAAGGTTATTAGATTTTGTCCATCTTCCTaaaagataataatattatttataaatctaaattaatatcTTATTACAAAAACATAATTATTAATCATTCATTTAACTGTGGTCTCTTAATTACAAACCAATGTTTTAATCCAGTTGCTCAATTTGCAAATTTTCATTACAATTAACTCGAGAGCTAAATTATAAagcataaaaaatagaaaataaatcatCTTATTTAAAAATCCATCGATCTACATAATAGTTTATTTTATAAcaatataatttgtcatagaaTAGTGAAATATTTCAATTTTCCTCCTAAACGTAGTTGATGTGTCTCTCCTCAACTTAAATTTGTTATATACACACCTTGACAAATAAGACTCTAAACAGTTGTATTCACATGCGCAACAATGCATAATTTGACTTTGAACCTATTTGTGGATGAAGAATTCAAGGTAGTTGGCGAAGACATTTTGTTGTTGTGCCCCACCTATATCTATAATGAAAGATAGTAGTGCCTAAAactcttaaaattaaaaatgaaatagGATGCCATGGTACTACATACTGTCTGTAAAAGGgcgaatattaatttttaaatagaaatacAAATTAAAGGACAATGCAATAATGCATACATAGATATATAAAAGAATACTTTACTAAAATAATATTCGAAAATTTATATTGTTGAttaaaaaatctctaaaaatgcTAACTATAAATAAGTCACTAcaacatttaaaaatatgataaaaaaataaatattaagtatatattttaaaaagattttagagatcaaattttaatacaaatttttgtatttattattagaaaaagtaaaaaaatttcattcttaaaatttaataattttatgtgaagtaattttttttaaaaaaattattgtgaatgactacttttttttaaaaaaataaaaataaaaaattagagaataaattttactcaaaattattttgtacaccttataaatatttattcaaatattatcaCAAAAATTCGAATCAAATAAATAAGTCATTCgtgaaatataaaaatttttttgttccttataaaaatataatatttatgaattatttttaatgtattttatatcattcaataattattttgttattaactTCTTTCAGGACCTTTTTATCGGtggtttaattttttggataccAAATTAGTAGTTAATTTGTATAAAAACAATATATGcacaaataatataatatcaCTAATTTATCAATTTAGCTTTTCAAAAAGTACAAAATAATCAAAAAGACAAATTCAATAAATTATAGCTCAAATAACATAATCTCTACATACTCATCTAAAAATTACGAATTTAAATCTCTCTATCATCCATAAAAAAATTGAGGAAAAACACAAATTTTGTGCTTCCTCTTTTTAGCGGAGCTAATTTAGAATAATTATTATtacttattcctttttatttatctataatgTTTGTTGGGGTTGTATTATACTAATATCATCGTTATGTGGAACATGAGTGAAATCATGAACTAGAGACCAGTGAGGACTGAGGAATTCTGATCTCATATTTTGACTTCTAGCTGGGGAGGAATTATTGGGGCATgattttttcttgctttaatttttaCTATTTGATGCATTGTATTATCTATACGATACTTTTTAAATTCTAAGTAATCATATAATTACAGTAAGATTAGGAAGACGATAAAAAATCAGTTAAAGCGGCCTAAATTTACCTTTAAGTGATATTGTCTACCATGCCATTTTTTTTCACTCCTATGTACCTATTTGtttgtcaaataatataataacaatatatCAATGTCAGTCTTATACCTTAATTACTATATTCCAAAATGGTTGGACAactttaaacaataaaaataggatttctcatatattttttataagaatATGAGGCATCTTTCACCTCTATGTGGCCTTCAAATTTCAGAAGCTATAGGCTACACTCGTTATAGAGAGGGTTCCATTCCATATAACTGAGAATCGAATTATAGTCAAATTAACACATCACTGTCTTATCCCTTCCTACTCTTTCAATCAATAACGTATGGGACCCCTCCTCTTACCTTCCAAATCACAAATATATACTCCATATTTTTATATTCATTAGTCCACCTGCTTTATGAAAACACAAGAAATATGGAACCGTAAAAGAGAACCTATATCTACAAAAAAAGACtaacaattataaaataaacataactcgTGATCATTGTAGAGCATTAATCGTTTGAAGAGAACAAAAATATGTATTTGACAAAGACCATAAAAATTGgggaaaataaaattgaattaacgTTAAATATATGAGGTTAGCAAAACAGatcatttttttagatattagataaaagttgatataattttttaatattagaagctacgatattttataaaattttgagaCTATAAAATTCGAAGAGAGTGTATtgtaagaatatatttttttttaattcataaaaaCAATACACGAATTacgtattgtattattttaatattaaaattataatacacTAATTACGTATTATCAATATACAAATTGTCTATTGTCAATACAATACTTATCTACGTATTGTACTTGCACAAAACAATATCTTCAGAAtgctataaaattctattttttataacATCAACATAAAATTAGATTCActctttaatattaaaataaaaaatcctagcaAAACATCAATTCATCCTCAAATCTCACTGTTACACATACATACATTATCGTATGTCTTACCAACAGTTCGATGAGACCAGTGATTATATTTTAGGGTTATATAACTTCTTAGAATGGTAGTATTCACTTGCAGTATTGCTGTAGGAAATTAAGAATATTAGATATTATAGGTCTAAAAATAACCACACTTTATTAGGTAGGGATATCAAACTAAATCTTAGTaatattctaaaaatttattaaaaagctAAAAAGTTGTTTCTCTATTAGACTCGAAGGCaataaaatagagataagaaCTATGACTAATTATTATAAGAACGATGCGATATTCACCTTGTGTAGATTTTCAATTCACTAGTTTCGATCAACATGCTTTtaattaatacctaaactacCAAATTTATAATGTCATGAGTCATGATTCACCCTTTTTGTTGACAGTAAtgctagagaaaaaaaaaatcagaatttgttttgtttaatatttattaattattttttaattactaaatattTTCGTGTTGTTGGGCTTAAAGTATTAGGATTGAGTTTTATTTCGATAAATTTGTCATTAACACCCACTTAAATATTTCGTATTCTTGTTAGCTTGAGATTATTATCTTTACAGTCTTTCTATTCCGAAAATGTGTATGAAAGGTTCTTACatctttttaatttgtgttatttagACAATGTAAAAGcaaaaatatatagatatatatcttCAATATCTAATTGATGAGTTAAACTAGTTGTGGTATCTTATGACTATATATTTATCAAAAAAGTATTGATATATATACAAGTCTTTTTAGCATATaagttatataaattatttacatAATGTATCTATCAAATTATATATGTTGTTTCTCTTTGTATTCTGcgtttctcctcttctttcttttttgcatTTCTTCTCCTTAGCTTTTTCTGCGTGTGTTTCATATTCatcgtttttttttattattgttgttgttgttgcattttttccctccttcttttattgattttacaatattatgtattttttttctttgtttgattttttccttttcaaaaagaattataagaatataaaataagaatatgaagaaaaagaagcagcagaagatgaggagaaaaaagataaaaagttttgaattatgcaaaacttatcagcatatatacacccaaaattcataaacaatacactcaaatatcttcgtgttacacccaaatttactgcaaatacagaaaaatatttttttaatgcaaaacttttttattacattcaattcaaaccttCAACAATGAaatattattcacctacagaatcataaactactaacgaaaaaaattaactagaatcgaaccacatctcaaccacttgattggattcaaaacaacaatcaattttgttttggttcaattgacaatctgaacttaaattatttattatattcaacaacgagataactgatgatggaggagaaggaggaaaaagaaggaggaagaagaggagaaggaggTAGTGGTGTTGGTGACGGCgataacaaaagagaaaaataacaagaaagaagaaaaagaaaaagaaaaataacgtgcacacgtgaatataaatgacttgtatagacttgtattaaaaaataacttGTACGTGAAGAATAATTATTACAAAAATGAATAttgttattcatattttaatgttgtaacttttttttatttatataattttaatgtaaaaaattatGTGTAGagtgatattattattttttatctatcaaataattttttatcatttatacAAGTCACAtctattattgttatgattattataattttttattttactttttgtgGTGTATACTTTTCTCGCTTATTATTTTTTGTGTGGAGGAGGGAGGAGTGTATCTCACAATAATGAGAGAAGAGATGAGTTTTATTATGCTATGGTGTGAACAAATCGGTCTCTCTgatttgtttcattttttaaatCAACAATCACAAATCGGATGGTCTGATTtgtgtttttgaaaataaaaaaaaatttaatgttaaaatcggaccgtctgatttttattttaaaaaataaaaaaataaaaaatataaatcggACCCTCcaatttgtagtttatttttctcttcaaacaaatcagaccctccgatttgtagtttatttttttctttaaacaaatcggaccgtccaatttgaataaaacaccatataaaaaaaatacttaatcttCCAATATCAATGTATTGCACATATATTcaaccaatataaaaaaaattagcctactTTTCTCTtgtactttttattttcaatgttaaaacttaaaagtgatttgataaaaattaaaagaagataaaaacttatatttcatatcataaaaaataatatatatttagacacttttatttatacactttatgtacaatttttttatagtataagaaaaaatattaaaaaataaatatataaaaataattatttttattacattaagtaattgaatatatatatatatatatattattttatttaaaaacatattaaaattaaattttatttttgatatacaAAAATAATACGTATAATGATATAATCACCTCAAaagataaaccaaaaaatatttaaaaaaaaaaatctcattcgAAGAATGCATAAATATGAAGACATGTGTGGaagcaaccaaaaaaaaaaaaagtcacctCTGACCATGGTGTCTGTCTCTATCTAATCTCTTCCTCTTGAAGCTTTTCGCTGCCACAATGAAACACTAACAAGTGACAATTTGACGCACCCAATCAATCACACATTCACACTCTTATTACTTCAATCGTTCAGAAAAGAAACCCATGGCTATGGAGAACAACTATTCATACCCGTCTTACCCAGACTCAGGGGACTCTTCTCCGCGCTCAAGAGAGATCGACTTCGAGAACCCTCCTCCATGGGACGACCAACAACCGCCACCCAACTACAAGGCCAAGTTCATGTGCAGTTACGGCGGCAAGATCCAGCCTCGCACCCACGACAACCAGCTCTCCTACGTCGCCGGCGAGACCAAGATCCTCGCCGTCGACCTCAACATCAAGTTTAACGCCATGATCGCCAAGCTCTCCGCCCTCTGCGGCTGCGACCCGAAGGACCTCTCCTTCAAGTACCAGCTCCCTGGTGAGGATCTTGACGCTCTCATCTCCGTCACTAATGATGACGACCTTGACCACATGATGCACGAGTACGATCGACTCTACCGTGCTTCCGCTAGACCTGCCCGCATGCGATTATTCCTCTTCCAAGCCAACACTACTAACACTAACAGTAATAACAACCTTCCTCCCTCTTCTGATAACCGTCTTGACCCGGCCCAACACGACCCGCTCAAACCGAATCCCAACGTGGATTATCTCTTTGGTCTTGAGAAGAATACTGCTGTTAATGTTGCTCCTCAGCAGCTTCAGCCACCTGCGCCGTCACCGCCGGCGGCTCCTGTCCCGGTGAAGTTCCATGATACGGTGCCGGAGCCTGTCCCGCCGCCGCCGGAGTACCAACAGAGAGTTGCCGTTAACACCCCCGATCGTGTCATTGGATCGGATCCGAACTTGAGCCACCCGCTGGAAGTTCAGAGGCAGTTTCAGAGGATGCAAATTTCGGAAAGCGATCAAGCTGCTGCGTATCGGAGGAAGAGCGAGGAAGTTCTCGCCGGGAATTATGCCCCTACCGGCGGTGACTATTACGCTCAGAAAGCTCCTCCGGCGAGTGCGCCGTTACAACCTGGATATTGGCCTGATAAGCATGTTTCCAGCGAGGCATATCATCCGGCGGTATCGTCCGCTGCCGGCGGTGGTGAGCCGCCGGTTTATGTGATTCCGGCGCATGGAGCGTTCTATCATCACGCGCCTGTAGTTCGTCCACAGACTCCTCCACCGACAACGCAGGGGTACTACGCGGTGCAGCGAATGGCTTCCGACGGTTACCGCGAAGCTCCGTTGTACGGCGGCGTGCCGCCACATAAGCCGCCGTTTTCTTCGGCTGCTCCGGCGAACATGGCACCACCACAGCCGCTTAAAGGTCCCGGTTATACGGAAGGATTCGGGGTGGTTAGGCCAGTTGGGATGCAGGATAATACCGGTGCGGCTTACGCACAGGTGGCGTACGATAGTGGAAGTGGAAGACAGGTTTACTACACTGCGCCGGGTGGTGGTGTCGTGCACGCGCCGCCGTACCAAGGGGTTACTCAGGCTCTAACCGGTGGTGGGGTGTCGTTGGGTCAAGATGGTAAGGTCATAAGCAAGGTTTCTCAAGGTTCTGTGTGATTATTAAAAGTTATTAAGATTAAGGTTgtgttaattttgaaattttacttAAATATATATGTTTCCTTTTATTTATCTTCCTAATCGTATTAATAAGATACTATACGTTTATTATATAGAtacttatatatattattcttaGCTTCTACTCGCTGTTGGGCACATTGTTGATGATGGATATAAATATGTGTAGATTTATTTCCATGCTTCTAATTAGGTCTTAATAGTGTTTCTTTCTCTCCTCCTTTCCCCCTTTTAGACTATAGATGATTGAACTTGAATTCCCaagattttattctcttttcgaTTAGAATCatagaaaaaacaaaattttgtggAGGGGGACCAAAAACGGCGATAATAATGCTTCTAATGATTTTGTTCGAGTTTTTCCTTCCCTTTTCTAGTGGTTTGTCATTACATTAAAAGAATCAAAATTTGGAATACGTttacgtaaaaaaaaatttttgttaattaccGTCATTAAAAGATTTTTACATGTTTAGCCATACATATATTTTCAACTATTTTGTAGGTTTAATTGAATAATCTAATGCAAACATATATAAAATCAACTTCAATTCGTTTTTATTTCAAATTGGTAGAGAGGGCGTTTACAtctacaaattaaaaagatttgtccTGATTTGAATCATCCTATTCAACACCACCATCACCATGCGTGCATCAAAATAAAGGTGCACACAAAGGAACAAAAATGTAGCAATCAGCCTCTAATACCTGCATGATATGATAAGATATCATGGGCAAACAAGATAATTTTGGATCCTCCCTTTTCGTTCCTCACATGGTACCATCATTTGACGAGTGTGCAAAGTTTAGTTACATACTCCCATCCAAAATCATATCATATATTTATTTCATCATTATATGGCTAGCAAGTAAAACAAATAAAGATGGCAACTTATATAACCGTGACAGGTGGGGATTTGGATACACTTATTATAAGTGTGTATTTTCTGAGGATCATCCAACGATCATAATTGTCCCACTGCATCTTCCTTTGAATTTAAGTAGAAGATTGCATTGTGTCTCTTTCACCCCCAATTTTATTTCCTATGATGTTTCATCATGAATTGGGTCCACGCGACATATGTCACAGTTTTTTATGACACGCTTTGAGGCGGCGTGGCGCCAACTTGTGTTGGAAAAGTGTAGGGAGTTGTTGTGATATTTTGactattctattttattaatcaatGCGCAACTAATTAAACTGATGATGACTTAATCGTGCCTTAGCATTTGAGCTGCATCCTTGATTCATGTGTGTTTAATTAATAATCACcatttaattccctttctttcttctgtCTAACGCAGTTCGATAAATCTATCATGTTGACGTAAAGGGGCATCTGGATAAGAAGTCGCAAGCTCTATATTCAATGTTATGTTATCAttgtaaaccaaaaaaaaaatgttatgttatcattttttttaaacaaaagctGCATTTTCATAATTGAGGAGTGTTAGGGAGTTAATACATTTTATGATTTGTAATcatcaattaattatcattaatatttttagtagTGTAAGATTATTCaatgatataaaattattattttttttatgaagtaTGAGCCAAATTTTTCTCTTAAACAATAATAAATAGGTGCATATTATGTATGTGATTAACCGATTATTATTACAGTCGCTACTGTGATTATacgatcttttaatatttttaaagtttatttaaaaatattttgagtaaaaactattaaataatctaatatatttaattaaattatcatttcaAATCTTTTAGTTATGAGGGTAAAAAACCATAATAAGCCAACTGACTCAAAAAATTACGTAAATACGCTAAAGCaaaaatcgtttcagcaataagccaaacACTATctgtatgtaattcgaaccaaggtggTTCGAACTACAAACCttaataattcgaaccaggttggttcgaattagGGGAGAGGAAGTTTGAACGTAATTCGAACTAAGGTGGTTCGAATTATTCATTGGAAACCAAACCATGTAATTCGAACgtaaggagttcgaatcac from Arachis hypogaea cultivar Tifrunner chromosome 10, arahy.Tifrunner.gnm2.J5K5, whole genome shotgun sequence includes:
- the LOC112714768 gene encoding uncharacterized protein; this encodes MAMENNYSYPSYPDSGDSSPRSREIDFENPPPWDDQQPPPNYKAKFMCSYGGKIQPRTHDNQLSYVAGETKILAVDLNIKFNAMIAKLSALCGCDPKDLSFKYQLPGEDLDALISVTNDDDLDHMMHEYDRLYRASARPARMRLFLFQANTTNTNSNNNLPPSSDNRLDPAQHDPLKPNPNVDYLFGLEKNTAVNVAPQQLQPPAPSPPAAPVPVKFHDTVPEPVPPPPEYQQRVAVNTPDRVIGSDPNLSHPLEVQRQFQRMQISESDQAAAYRRKSEEVLAGNYAPTGGDYYAQKAPPASAPLQPGYWPDKHVSSEAYHPAVSSAAGGGEPPVYVIPAHGAFYHHAPVVRPQTPPPTTQGYYAVQRMASDGYREAPLYGGVPPHKPPFSSAAPANMAPPQPLKGPGYTEGFGVVRPVGMQDNTGAAYAQVAYDSGSGRQVYYTAPGGGVVHAPPYQGVTQALTGGGVSLGQDGKVISKVSQGSV